The Verrucomicrobiia bacterium genomic interval GACCGCGCCGAATTCGCCCATCGCCCGGGAATTGCAGAGGATCACCCCATACAGCAGCGCCCATTTCACGCCGGGGAGGGTGACGTGCCAGAAGGTCTGCCAGCCGCTGGCGCCCAGGGTGAGCGCGGCCTGCTCCGGTTCGGAGCCCTGCGCCTGCATCAGCGGAATGAGCTCGCGGGCGACGAAGGGCAGGGTGACGAAGATCGTGGCCAGGACGATGCCCGGCGTTGCGAAGATGATCTGAATGTCCCGGGCATCCAGCCAGGGTCCGAGATAGCCCTGGAGGCCAAACAGGATCACATAGATCAAGCCGGCGACGACCGGCGAGACGGAAAACGGCAGGTCAATCAGTGTGAGCAGGAGCGGTTTGCCGGGGAACTCAAACCGGGCGACGGCCCAGGCGGCGGCGATGCCGAACACCAGGTTGAGCGGCACACTCACCGCGGCGACGAGGAGGGTCAGGCGGATGGCGGACACCGTGTCGGGATCGGCGATCGCCCCCACGACCGCCCCGACACCGTCGGCAAACGCCTGCGCAAACACGTTGACCAGCGGCAGCACAAGAAAGACCCCGCAAAACAACAGGGCGACCGAGATCAGCAGGCGGCGGACCCAGGGGGATTCCTCCATCCCGCGGGCGGATTTGCGGAGGGCACGGCCTGCAGGGCGCTGGACGATTCCGGCCATGGATCAGCGTTCGAAGCGGCTGGCCCACCGTTCCAGCAGGTTGATGACCGCCAGCAGGGAAAAAGAGACGACCAGCAGTACCACCGCCAGCGCCATCGCCCCGGGGTAGTCGTAGTCCTCGAGGCGCATCACGATCAGGTAGGGCGCGATTTCAGTCCGGCCGAGGAGATTGCCCGAGATGAACACCACGGAGCCGTATTCGCCGATCGCCCGGCCAAAGGAGAGGGCAAAGCCGGTCAGCATGGATGGGAGCAGCATCGGTGCAATCACGCGGCGGAACGTGGCGCCGCGACCGGCACCGAGCATCGCGGCGGCCTCCTCGATCTCGGGATCCAGGTTGCCGATGACCGGTTGCAGGGTGCGGACCATGAACGGAAGGCCGGTGAAGGTCAGGGCGATCACCACGCCCAAACGCGAATAGGCGCCCTCGATTCCGAGAGGCACCAGGAAGCGCCCCAGCCACCCGTTGGGGGCGAACAGGCTGGCCAGGGTGAGGCCGGCGACCGCCGTGGGCAGGGCAAACGGAAAATCCACGAGGGCGTCCAGCAACCGGCGGCCGGTGAATTCGTATCGGGTCAGCACCCACGCCAAAAGCGTTCCAAACACCGCGTTCAGGGTGGCGGCCACCGCCGAGGCGCCGAAGGTCAGGCGGAAGGCCGCCAGCGCGCGATCGTTGGTCGTCAGCCTCCAGAATTCCTCCAGCGACAGCGCGGACGCCCGCAGCACCAGCGCCCCCAGCGGAATGAGCACGATCACCCCGAGGTAAAACAGGGTGAACCCCAGCGTCAGCCCGAAGCCGGGCAGGGGAGTGTGCCGTTTAGCGGACATCCTCGGACCTCCAGGTGGAACCGGCCCCGGCGTCAGATATTTTGCGCGATCGCCTGGAGCAGCCGGAACTCCTTGAGAATGGTCCCGAGCGCCGACACCAGGGCGTCCACCTGACGGTGCAGCGGCGCCCGTTGCGGGGTCTCAAGGGTGATCTCAAAGGGGGGATTGAGTGTCCCGGGACGCGATTCCAGCATGCCGGGATAGCCGGAATGGATGATCCCGTGGCGTGCCTCGAATCCGTCAATGGACTCCCGGTGATTGCGGGGCAAGTGACGCCCCGCCTCGAGCAGGGCCGGACGCAACAAGTGTTCGGAGAGCACCGCCCCGCGGACGAATCCGTACAGTCCGTCGCTCGTGTCGTCGCTGTGGAGCGTGATGATTCCATGAAACGCGTTTTCCTCGAGCTCCGATTCCAGGATGCGAACCTCCGGCTCGTCGGTGCCCGTCCAAAATTCGCGGTTCAGGTCCCTGCCGGACCGCGAGTGGCGGGTGTTGTCCTCGAAGCCGCTCGGATTGCAGACCGGATACAGGAACACCGCGTAGCCTTCGCCAATTGCCGGGTCGTCGGCAAGCTGTTCGAGGAAGCGTGCCAGCGCGAGAACCCCCTCCGGTTCGTCCCCGTGAATCGTGGCGAAGATGCCAATGTGGAGCATGTCCCCGCCCCCGGGCCTCCCGACGTACATGTACCTCGGAATGGAATAGGCATGGCCGCCATGGGAAAAGCTCCCATGGGCCGTGCACAGGATCCGATCGCAGCGCCTCACGACACGGTCCATTGGCTCGAGGACCCGACGGAATGAGCGGCGTCCTCCCTCCGCGGGTTGCGGGAGGGTCCGTGCGGATTGGATCGGCGTGATGTGCGGGCTCACGGGGGCTTGGGATGGGACGTGGAGGGCGTCAACGGGGGCGTGCGGCGGTGAGAATGACGTCAAAGAGGCCGCCGTCGGCGAAATGCTTTTGCTGGGCTGCCGCCCATCCGGCGAAATCGCGATCAATGGTCAGCAGTTCGATTTGGGGATGGCGCCGCGAATACTTTGCGGCCACGGACTCCATGCGGGGGCGGAAGAAGTGTTTGGCGATGATTTCCTGGCCTGCCTCCGTGTACAGGAACTCCAGGTATGCCTTCGCCACGGCCTCGGTGCCCTTGCGACGGGTCACGCGGTCCACGACGGCGACCGGGGGCTCGGCGAGAATGCTGAGGGACGGGGTTACGATCTCGAACTGGTCCTCGCCGAATTCCTTGAGGCTCAGGAAGGCTTCGTTCTCCCACGTGATCAACACGTCCCCGATGCCCCGTTGGGCGAACGTCGTCGTGGCCCCTCGTGCCCCGGTGTCGAGGACCGGCACATTGCGGAAGACGGCCTCCATGAACTCCCGGGCCTTCGCCTCGTCGCCGCCGTGGCGGCGGAGGGCATATCCCCAGGCGGCCAGATAGTTCCACCGGGCGCCACCGCCGGTCTTGGGATTCGGCGTGATGACGGCGATTCCCGGGCGGGCCAGATCGTCCCAATCCCGGATCTGCTTCGGGTTCCCCTTGCGCACGAGGAAAACGATGACCGAGGTGTACGGGGAGCTGTTGTCGGGGAGGCGACGCTGCCAGTCGGTGGCGATCGCACGGGACCGCGAAGCGATCACGTCAATGTCGTGCGACAGGGCCAGCGTGACGACGTCGGCGCCGAGACCGTCCATTACCGCGCGTGCCTGCCGTCCCGAGCCTCCATGGGATTGCTGAATCGTCACCGTGTCGCCGTGCTGTTCCTTCCAGGACTTGCTGAAGGCGGCGTTCACCTCGGCGTAGAGTTCGCGCGTGGGGTCGTAGGACACGTTCAGGAGGCGAAACTCCCTGGCGTGGGCGCACGCCGCAGCGAAGCCTGCCAGCAACAGGCACCCGATGGCCCGGCGGGTCCGTTGTGCGATGGGCAGGGAAATGCTCACTGAATGGAGGCTCCGATCTGGCCGCGGCGCCAGTCATTGTCGTCGTAGGTCCGCCACGTGCGGTTCGTCTGCGACTGCTCGGCGTGGCCATCGGCATAGGTGATGTTGGCGACGCCGGCATGGCGTCCCAACAGCCGCGCCTGCTGGTTGGGCAGGGCCGCATCATCAAACGCCCAGGGTTGCGGGTACATGCCGCCTCTGGATGGGGAGCCGTTGGCGCGTCCGGCGTCGCCCAGCACAATGAATTGCGAGGGACGGACGATCGAAGTCACCGGGGTGGCTTCATTGAACCCGAAATCCGGGTTTGCCCGGTACCACGCCTGCTGGACGGCATTGTCGAGGTTGGCTTCATTGTGATTGTTGCCGTAGTCGGTGGTGAACCATGCACCCGCCCGCGGGGCCTCCCACTTTGGGCCGTTGGGGCAACGAAAAATGTTGGTGGCCCGGCCAATGTAGGGCAGGAGCACCTGCCGGTACGAGTACGATGAGCGGGCCTCCCAGGTGTCGGGAGTCCCCGGCGGCGCAGTCCGCTCCGTGACATGCGCGGGGAAACGTCCGGCATGATCCTCGACGTACATGGTGTATCCCAATCCGACCTGTCGCACGTTGCTGAGGCAATGGACACGCCTGGCCGTGCCCTTTGCGCGGGCAAGTGCCGGCAGAAGCATGCCGGCGAGGATGGCGATGATGGCGATGACCACCAAGAATTCAATGAGCGTAAAGCCCGGACGTGTGGCGCTTCCATGGCGGGAGTAGCCGTTGATTTTCATGGCGAAATGTCTTTGTCGCGTCTGCGAGATCGAGGGCCTCGCCAGTGGATTCGGTGTGGTCCCCACGCAGACGGCACGAGCAGTTTCCAAATAAACTCTATCATGTCAATCGGGATTGTTTTGAAATCTTGATAATTTTCAATTTTTGAAGTGTTTCTACGGAATTCTGCAGTCGGAGCGCATAAACTTGATCAGAAGAATCGGGATTTCTAGGATCCGAATCCGTGAAGCTTTCTGTTCGCGGTGAGTATGCGATTCGGGCCTTGGGAGTTCTCGGTGCGCACTACGGGGATGCGGTGGTGCGCATCCAGGCGATCTCCGAGCAGCAGAACATTCCCAAAAGGTTTCTTGAGCAGATCCTGAACGACCTGAAGGCGGCGGGCTTCGTGGAGAGCCGCAGGGGGGTTGCGGGCGGTTATCGGCTGGCCATGCCCCCGGAGCAAATCCGGCTGGCCCGGGTGATCCGCCATTTGGAGGGGGCCCTGGCACCCGTGAGCTGTGTTTCGGAGCGGTTCTATGCGAAGTGCACGTGCCCCGACGAGGCGCTCTGCCCCCTGCGCTCGGTCATGAAGGAGGTTCGGGACGCCATCGCCACCATTCTGGAGACGACCACCATCGCGGACCTGGTGCAGCGGGCGCGTCAGCTCCGACAGGCTCCCGACCGGCCCCTCGATTTTGTGATTTGATGCCGCGGAATCCCAGCGGACTTGAATTCGAGGCTGGCCGAAGGGTCCAACGTCGGGCTACGAATCTGGAACCGATGAAACCACTCAAGCTGCTTGGATTTTGGTGGGTTCTGTGTCTTGCGGCGGGGGCCTCTGACGATTGGTCTCAATGGCGGGGCCCGCGTTTCAATGGTTCCTCACCCGCCGCTTCGCTGCCTGGGCAAATCGCGCCCGAAACCCTCCGCTGGTCGGTCCCCCTGCCCGGACCGGCCGGATCCACTCCGGTCGTCTCCGGCAACCGGATCGTTCTGACGAGCCCCGACGAGGCGCGGAATCTGAATCTGCTCTGCCTGGATGCGGCCACCGGGAAGCTGCTCTGGACCCGCACCGTCGCGGAGGGAGACAAGGAAAAGGGCCGCAACAACATGGCGGCGCCATCACCGGTGACCGACGGGCACCGGGTCATTGCGTTGTTTGGCACGGGCGACCTCGCGGCATTTGACCTCGATGGGCGTGAGCTTTGGAAGCGCCCCCTGTACCGGGATTACGGACGGTTTGCCATCATGTGGATTTACGGGGCCAGTCCGTTGCTCCACGACGGCCAGCTCATCATCCCGGTGCTCCAGCGGGATGAAATGCCGGCCGACTACCCGCTGTTTGATGGCAGGCCGGAGCGGGATTCGTTCCTGCTGGGTCTCGACCCCGCCACCGGCAAAACCTTGTGGAAGGCACCCCGGAAAACGGACTCCACCAAGGAAAGCCTCGAGAGCTATGCCACCCCATTTCCTTACAACGGCTCGCGAGGCACGGAGATCCTGATCGTCGGGGGAGATCACGTCAGCGGACACCGCCCCAAGGATGGCTCGGAGATCTGGCGCGCGCGGCTCTACGACAAGCGGGATGACTGGTATCGCATCGTCACCTCCCCGGTCGCCGCCGATGGATTGATCTACGCCTGCGGGCCCAAAGGGCAGCCCGTGGTGGCGTTTCGGGAGGGCGGCGAGGGCGATGTGACGGCGACCCACCGGGTCTGGGAATTTCGGGACGCCCCCACCGACTGGGCCACGCCATTGCTGCTGGATGGCAAAATGTTCATCCTCGATGGGGGGCGGCGGATCCTGACCCGCGTGGATCCCAAGACCGGTGCCGCGGTCTGGTCCGGCAAGCTGGAAGGCAGTGAGCCCATCTGGAGTTCGCCCACCGGAGCGGACGGCAAGATCTACCTTGTCAGCGAGAAGGGCGAGGTCTTCGTGGTGTCCGCCGGGGATGAATTTCGCGTTCTAAGCCGGCTGGATCTGGACGACGGGCCCACCCGGTCTTCGGTGGTCCCGACTCCTGGCGCGGTGCTGGTCCGGACGGCGCAGCACCTGCATTGTTTCGGATCCAAGTGACCGCGCTGTTGCGCATGCCCAAGGCTCCGGGTTGCCGGATGCCGTCCGCAGGGTCTTGGGTGGGCCTGTTGGGGTGGATGGTTTGGGCATGGGCCAGCCTTGGCGGCCTTGCTGCGGTCCGCGGAGCGGCGTCATCGGTCCCGTTTCAAGAAATCAACGGCCTGTTGCGGGTGGACCTGATGGCCTGGGGGGAGCGGGAGGGCTTCAAAAGCCGCTGGAATCCCGGCACCGGGTCCTTGATCCTGACGAATCGTTCCACCCGGATGGCGTTCAAGGTGGACACCGCCCGACTGGAGCTCGACGGGGTGATGGTGTGGCTGCAACGGCCCGTGATTCGCAGCGGCAACCGTCCGTTTCTGTCCGCCCAAGATCTCGATGCGATCGTCCAACCGCTGCTCAAGCCCACCCGTCTTCCGGCCGGGAAGAAGATCCGGAAGATCGCCATCAGCGCCGGCCATGGCGGCAAGGATCCCGGCAATACTCAGGGAGTGCGCCAGGAAAAGGTGTACACGCTCAAGCTGGCCCGTGAGGTCGAGCAGCGATTGCGGGCCGCCGGCTTTGAGGTCGTTCAGGTCCGGGATCGGGACGTGTACGTCCCGCTGGAGGAGCGTCCGGCCCGGGCCAACCGCGCGAAAGCCGATCTCTACCTGTCCCTGCACTTTAACGGGGCCGCAGCCACCTCGGGAACAGCCAACGGGACGGAAACCTATGCGCTGACCCCCCGCGACGGCCGTTCCACCAACGGCGGACGCAGTTCCGGATCCCAGGAAGGCAACCGGCAGGACCGGGAAAACCTCCTGCTGGCATACCACATTCACAAGAAGATCGTTGGCACGATGGGCCTGGCGGATCGTGGGGTTCGCCACGCGAACTTCGTCGAGCTCCGCAGCGCCCGCATGCCCGCAGTATTGATTGAGGGCGGGTTCATGGACCATCGGGCGGATGGCACCAAGATCTTCAGCGACCAGGTCCGCGGACGGCTCGCCGACGCCATTGTGGACGGCGTCAAGGCGTACCAGCGCGCGGTCCAGCGGGGGGGGAGCCAGTGACCTGCAACGCCACGGATGCTCTGGAAATCCCCTGCGGAGCCGCCCCAACCCACCGTGGCTGACGAACGCCCCGATGCTGAACTGGTGGCCGCGGTGATCGCGGGGGACAGCGCCGCGTTTGAGGGGATCGTCCGCAGGTACCAGTCGCGACTCTTTGCCACCGCGCGGCGCCATGCCCGGCGGGAGGATGAAGTGGCAGACCTCGTGCAGGAGATCTTCCTCAAGGCCTTTTCCAAACTGTCCACATGGCGTGGCAACGCGCCGTTTGAGCATTGGCTGATGCGGCTGGCGGTCCGGACCTGCTACGACGCATTGCGCAGCCATCAGCGCAATCGCGAGCACACGGTCAGCAGTCTGGCGCCCGAGGAAACCGACTGGCTGGAACGCCACGCGGTCGCCGCGGAGGCTGCCGGGACGGACAGTGCGGCGGCGCGGACGCTTGTGAACCGGATCCTTGAGCAAATGTCGCCGGCGAACCGGCTGGTCATCACGCTGCTGGAGCTGGAGGATCGCCCCGTGAAGGAGATCGCAGCACTCACCGGATGGTCGGTGCCCCTGGTCAAGGTCCGGGCCTTTCGTGCTCGCGCCGAAATGCGACGGATCCTGTCGCGGATGACCCGGGACAAGTTTGTGTAACCGCGCGATGCCTCCCTGCGTCCGAGCTCCTGACCCGTCATGAATGTTGAGCGTTTGCGGCAATCTCTCCTCTCCGCGGCCCGCAGGAATCCTCCTTCCGGCGCGGTGCCGTATGCCTTTGAGCAGCGGGTGATGGCCTGTTTGCGCCCCGGGGGGGCTGTGCGACCGGATCCCGGGTCGTCGCTGGTGCTGGGGCTTTGGAAGGCGTCCATCCCGGCCATGGCCGTGGCGCTGGTGCTGGTGGGTGCGGACCGGTTGATCCCGGGTCCTGGCGGCTCGGCGGGGTGGTCGGCTGCGGCCTTCGAGGAGACCCTTCTGGCCTCGGCGGTGCCTGATGACGAACTGTGGGGAACCCGCTGAGCCCTCCATTGATGAAGTCGCTCCAGTTGATCCTTGCCGCCACGCTGCTTTTCTCGGCGGGTGTGGTCGCCGGGGTCATGGGGGCACGTCTCCAGTCAAAGGCGGCCGATCGCCAGGCGCAGCGTCAACGCGGGGAGTTGCCGCCGCCGTTGTGGGCCCGGTCGGAGCTCCTTCGGCGCGTTCAGCGCGACCTGGACCTCAGCGAGGCCCAGCGCGAGCGCATCGAGGACCTCCTTCGCGAGAGCCAGGAATCGCTGCGGTCTCTTTGGGAACCGCTGGCCCCACGCGCCCGGAGCGAAATGGAAGCGCTGACCTTGCGGATTCGGCAGGAGCTGGATCCGGCGCAGCGCGAGCGTTTTGACGCCGTGCTCAGTGAACGTTCGAAGCGATTCCGGATGGGACCGCCCGGAGACCGCGGCCCCCGACGGGGTGACGGGGATGCGCCGCGGGAGGACGGCTCGCCGGGGCGGCGGCCACCGCGGGTCAATCCCGGGACCGGGCAATCAGGATCAGACGGATCAACTGCAGCACCGCGTTGATCATGGCGGCGACGTAGGTCAGGGCCGCGGCGCCGAGCATCCGGTCCACGCCCCCGCTCTCCGCCGGGGTGATGATCCCGAGGTTGGTCAGCTGCACCTTGGCGCGGGCCGACGCATCATACTCGACGGGCAAGGTGATCAGTTGGAAGAAGGCCAGCAGGGCGTAACAGCCGACCCCAATCCACAGGAGTGTGGACGCCATCGGACCGAGGATGTTTCCGAGGAAGATGCCGCCCAGGATCAGAAACATGGACGCATTGGTCGCGAATCCCGTGATGGGCACGAGGGCCATGCGCAATCCAAGCGGGCCATACGCCTGTTGATGCTGCAGGGCGTGGCCAACCTCGTGGGCCGCGACCGAAACGGACGCGATGCTCGTCCCGTGGAAAATGTCGTGCGACAGGAACACGGCGCGCCGGGTCGGGTCGTAATGGTCGGACAACTCTCCCGGTACCTCTTGAATCCCCACCTCGTGGAGCCCGTTTTGGTCCAGGATGTGTCGGGCCGCGGCCGCGCCGGTGACGTTGCGCTGGGTGCCGATGCGCGAGTATCGGCCGTAGGCGGACCGCAACCGCAGTTGCGCCCAGAGGGCGATGATGATCCCGAAGGCGAGCAGGATCAGTTCGATGGGGGAGAAAATGGGCATTCCTATGGGCATGGCAGTTTCCTTTCCGTCGAGGATATTGGTGGGGAATCGGACTGCTGGCAATGAGAAGCCATTCGCCGATTGGAAATGAGTGGGGGCGCGGTCTAGACCTCCAGAATCTTTTCGAACTGGGTCAGGTTCTGCGGATCCCCGGGCGTGATCAGGGCGACATCTTCCAGGCGGACGCCACCGATCTCCGGGTAGTAGAGCCCGGGTTCCACCGTCATGACATGGCCCGCTTTCAGGATGCATTCGGAACTGCGGCAGGCGGTTGGCGGCTCGTGATCCTCCAGCCCGAGGCCGTGACCGGTGGCATGGAAAAAGCCCACCGGCTGACCGCGTCGGCGTCCTGACCGGTACCCTTGGGACCGGAAAAACCGTTCCACCGCCGTGTGTACATGCGCCCCGGGCATGCCCTCGCGCAGCAGCGAGAAGGCCACCGCCTGGCTTTGCAGGACGGAGGCATATTGCCGCCGCACCGCCTCGGTGGCGCGGCCGCGCACCACGGTCCGGCAAATATCCCCGTGATATCCGGTCCGGGCGGACCGGGGGACGATGTTGACCACAATCGGAACGTGGGCGGCGAGCGGTCCATGGCCGCGTTCGTGGGGGTCACAGGCCTGAGGGCCCTGGGCCACAACGGTGTTCGACGCGACCCCCCCGGCCTGGAGCACGGCCGTTTCAATGATGGCGCGGAGTTTTTCGCAGGTGAGCGGCACGCCCTGAAGCAGCAGACGGCGGTCCTTGCCGATCTTGGCCCGCTTCAGGGCATGGATCCCCTCGGCCATGCCCACCTCGGCCATCATCAGTGCCGCAAGGATCATTTTCACTTCCGCCGCCGTCTTGAACTCGCGCTCGGGAAGGAACCAGCCCTCGCGAACCTTGACGCGCAATCCGAGCTTGCGCAGCTGGCGGGCCACCCCGACCGGGAAGGCGAAGGGCACGGTGACCTTCCGGACCCTTGCCTCGCGGCAGAGCGCTGCCGCGGCCTGGGCAAGTCCCGGCACTTTGCAGCCGTGGCCGCGGGCGGCCCGCAGAAAGCGCGACAGCGGCAGCACCCGGTCCACCTGCGCGTGTGGCCGGGCCCGTTCCACCTCCAGATCGTGCAGCACCGCCATCGAGCAGCCGTTGTTGCGCAGGAAAATCGAAGGTTTCGAGACTGCCACGCCGATGGCATAGCGCATGTCGGGATCGCGCTCGCTTTCGGCAATGTGAAGCAGGGTGGAGGGCTTCATCAGGCGTGGAATGTGGCCCGGCGATTTGGAGGCGGAATCCAGCGCCGGTCAAACGTGGAACCGCAATACCAGTTGCGAATCCTGCGGGTGGTGT includes:
- the cysW gene encoding sulfate ABC transporter permease subunit CysW; translated protein: MAGIVQRPAGRALRKSARGMEESPWVRRLLISVALLFCGVFLVLPLVNVFAQAFADGVGAVVGAIADPDTVSAIRLTLLVAAVSVPLNLVFGIAAAWAVARFEFPGKPLLLTLIDLPFSVSPVVAGLIYVILFGLQGYLGPWLDARDIQIIFATPGIVLATIFVTLPFVARELIPLMQAQGSEPEQAALTLGASGWQTFWHVTLPGVKWALLYGVILCNSRAMGEFGAVSVVSGNITGRTDTLPLRVEKLYNGFQGAAAFSVAGLLTLLALLTLLLKTWLEWRQERDLHDAQVAPAAPGPDFPDTP
- the cysT gene encoding sulfate ABC transporter permease subunit CysT, with protein sequence MSAKRHTPLPGFGLTLGFTLFYLGVIVLIPLGALVLRASALSLEEFWRLTTNDRALAAFRLTFGASAVAATLNAVFGTLLAWVLTRYEFTGRRLLDALVDFPFALPTAVAGLTLASLFAPNGWLGRFLVPLGIEGAYSRLGVVIALTFTGLPFMVRTLQPVIGNLDPEIEEAAAMLGAGRGATFRRVIAPMLLPSMLTGFALSFGRAIGEYGSVVFISGNLLGRTEIAPYLIVMRLEDYDYPGAMALAVVLLVVSFSLLAVINLLERWASRFER
- a CDS encoding succinylglutamate desuccinylase/aspartoacylase family protein; amino-acid sequence: MDRVVRRCDRILCTAHGSFSHGGHAYSIPRYMYVGRPGGGDMLHIGIFATIHGDEPEGVLALARFLEQLADDPAIGEGYAVFLYPVCNPSGFEDNTRHSRSGRDLNREFWTGTDEPEVRILESELEENAFHGIITLHSDDTSDGLYGFVRGAVLSEHLLRPALLEAGRHLPRNHRESIDGFEARHGIIHSGYPGMLESRPGTLNPPFEITLETPQRAPLHRQVDALVSALGTILKEFRLLQAIAQNI
- a CDS encoding sulfate ABC transporter substrate-binding protein, translating into MGCLLLAGFAAACAHAREFRLLNVSYDPTRELYAEVNAAFSKSWKEQHGDTVTIQQSHGGSGRQARAVMDGLGADVVTLALSHDIDVIASRSRAIATDWQRRLPDNSSPYTSVIVFLVRKGNPKQIRDWDDLARPGIAVITPNPKTGGGARWNYLAAWGYALRRHGGDEAKAREFMEAVFRNVPVLDTGARGATTTFAQRGIGDVLITWENEAFLSLKEFGEDQFEIVTPSLSILAEPPVAVVDRVTRRKGTEAVAKAYLEFLYTEAGQEIIAKHFFRPRMESVAAKYSRRHPQIELLTIDRDFAGWAAAQQKHFADGGLFDVILTAARPR
- a CDS encoding DUF1559 domain-containing protein encodes the protein MKINGYSRHGSATRPGFTLIEFLVVIAIIAILAGMLLPALARAKGTARRVHCLSNVRQVGLGYTMYVEDHAGRFPAHVTERTAPPGTPDTWEARSSYSYRQVLLPYIGRATNIFRCPNGPKWEAPRAGAWFTTDYGNNHNEANLDNAVQQAWYRANPDFGFNEATPVTSIVRPSQFIVLGDAGRANGSPSRGGMYPQPWAFDDAALPNQQARLLGRHAGVANITYADGHAEQSQTNRTWRTYDDNDWRRGQIGASIQ
- a CDS encoding Rrf2 family transcriptional regulator, yielding MKLSVRGEYAIRALGVLGAHYGDAVVRIQAISEQQNIPKRFLEQILNDLKAAGFVESRRGVAGGYRLAMPPEQIRLARVIRHLEGALAPVSCVSERFYAKCTCPDEALCPLRSVMKEVRDAIATILETTTIADLVQRARQLRQAPDRPLDFVI
- a CDS encoding PQQ-binding-like beta-propeller repeat protein is translated as MKPLKLLGFWWVLCLAAGASDDWSQWRGPRFNGSSPAASLPGQIAPETLRWSVPLPGPAGSTPVVSGNRIVLTSPDEARNLNLLCLDAATGKLLWTRTVAEGDKEKGRNNMAAPSPVTDGHRVIALFGTGDLAAFDLDGRELWKRPLYRDYGRFAIMWIYGASPLLHDGQLIIPVLQRDEMPADYPLFDGRPERDSFLLGLDPATGKTLWKAPRKTDSTKESLESYATPFPYNGSRGTEILIVGGDHVSGHRPKDGSEIWRARLYDKRDDWYRIVTSPVAADGLIYACGPKGQPVVAFREGGEGDVTATHRVWEFRDAPTDWATPLLLDGKMFILDGGRRILTRVDPKTGAAVWSGKLEGSEPIWSSPTGADGKIYLVSEKGEVFVVSAGDEFRVLSRLDLDDGPTRSSVVPTPGAVLVRTAQHLHCFGSK
- a CDS encoding N-acetylmuramoyl-L-alanine amidase, which encodes MTALLRMPKAPGCRMPSAGSWVGLLGWMVWAWASLGGLAAVRGAASSVPFQEINGLLRVDLMAWGEREGFKSRWNPGTGSLILTNRSTRMAFKVDTARLELDGVMVWLQRPVIRSGNRPFLSAQDLDAIVQPLLKPTRLPAGKKIRKIAISAGHGGKDPGNTQGVRQEKVYTLKLAREVEQRLRAAGFEVVQVRDRDVYVPLEERPARANRAKADLYLSLHFNGAAATSGTANGTETYALTPRDGRSTNGGRSSGSQEGNRQDRENLLLAYHIHKKIVGTMGLADRGVRHANFVELRSARMPAVLIEGGFMDHRADGTKIFSDQVRGRLADAIVDGVKAYQRAVQRGGSQ
- a CDS encoding RNA polymerase sigma factor, which translates into the protein MLWKSPAEPPQPTVADERPDAELVAAVIAGDSAAFEGIVRRYQSRLFATARRHARREDEVADLVQEIFLKAFSKLSTWRGNAPFEHWLMRLAVRTCYDALRSHQRNREHTVSSLAPEETDWLERHAVAAEAAGTDSAAARTLVNRILEQMSPANRLVITLLELEDRPVKEIAALTGWSVPLVKVRAFRARAEMRRILSRMTRDKFV
- a CDS encoding zinc metallopeptidase — its product is MPIFSPIELILLAFGIIIALWAQLRLRSAYGRYSRIGTQRNVTGAAAARHILDQNGLHEVGIQEVPGELSDHYDPTRRAVFLSHDIFHGTSIASVSVAAHEVGHALQHQQAYGPLGLRMALVPITGFATNASMFLILGGIFLGNILGPMASTLLWIGVGCYALLAFFQLITLPVEYDASARAKVQLTNLGIITPAESGGVDRMLGAAALTYVAAMINAVLQLIRLILIARSRD
- a CDS encoding aminopeptidase P family protein produces the protein MKPSTLLHIAESERDPDMRYAIGVAVSKPSIFLRNNGCSMAVLHDLEVERARPHAQVDRVLPLSRFLRAARGHGCKVPGLAQAAAALCREARVRKVTVPFAFPVGVARQLRKLGLRVKVREGWFLPEREFKTAAEVKMILAALMMAEVGMAEGIHALKRAKIGKDRRLLLQGVPLTCEKLRAIIETAVLQAGGVASNTVVAQGPQACDPHERGHGPLAAHVPIVVNIVPRSARTGYHGDICRTVVRGRATEAVRRQYASVLQSQAVAFSLLREGMPGAHVHTAVERFFRSQGYRSGRRRGQPVGFFHATGHGLGLEDHEPPTACRSSECILKAGHVMTVEPGLYYPEIGGVRLEDVALITPGDPQNLTQFEKILEV